A part of Magnetospirillum sp. ME-1 genomic DNA contains:
- a CDS encoding restriction endonuclease subunit S, with protein sequence MHEGWKIKTLSDAVGGNGKIIGGPFGSDLTQDDYVDAGVPVIRVSNQIGSTIGGEFTFVTHEKARKLKANMAAPGDIVVVQRGSTYGKVSRIPLSSTYKEYVICQSQMALKVDKDIAEPEYIFQFLQSSFFGRYVDSTVIQTGQPHINLGILREAGIALPPLPEQRKIAETLRTWDEAIEKLEALRAAKETRYKALARRFFDPCHPTFHGRPNAWQEFDLGDVFRERSQSGEESDRLLSITMNGGVIDRDDVGRKDTSTEDKSNYKLILPGDIGYNTMRMWQGVSGLSALRGIISPAYTVVTPVPNRIVGRYAAHLFKSRRMVFDFERYSQGLTSDTWNLKFPAFSKIKVFLPPIEDQEKQAELLDALTAEGSVLAKQIEVLARQKRGLMQKLLTGEWRVHTGSDIQ encoded by the coding sequence ATGCATGAGGGATGGAAGATTAAGACCCTTTCGGATGCCGTCGGTGGCAACGGGAAGATTATTGGCGGACCATTTGGATCCGATCTGACACAAGATGACTACGTAGATGCTGGAGTGCCGGTGATACGAGTCTCAAATCAGATCGGAAGTACAATAGGCGGCGAATTCACTTTTGTGACTCACGAGAAGGCTCGAAAGCTGAAGGCAAATATGGCAGCGCCTGGCGATATTGTAGTTGTTCAACGCGGAAGCACATATGGGAAAGTGTCGAGAATTCCTTTATCTTCAACATATAAAGAATATGTCATTTGCCAAAGCCAGATGGCTCTGAAAGTTGACAAGGATATAGCTGAACCGGAGTATATATTCCAGTTCTTGCAATCTTCATTTTTCGGTCGATATGTAGATAGTACTGTCATCCAAACGGGACAGCCCCACATCAATCTAGGGATACTTAGAGAGGCTGGGATTGCACTCCCCCCCCTCCCCGAACAGCGCAAGATCGCCGAAACCCTGCGGACGTGGGACGAGGCCATCGAGAAGCTGGAGGCACTGCGGGCGGCGAAGGAAACCCGTTACAAGGCGCTTGCTCGACGGTTCTTTGACCCGTGCCATCCCACCTTCCATGGCCGGCCCAACGCATGGCAGGAGTTCGATCTCGGCGATGTTTTTCGTGAACGCAGTCAGTCGGGTGAGGAAAGCGACCGGCTGCTCAGCATCACCATGAATGGAGGCGTGATTGACCGCGACGATGTGGGCCGCAAGGACACTTCGACCGAGGACAAATCGAACTACAAGCTCATCCTTCCCGGCGACATTGGCTACAACACGATGCGAATGTGGCAGGGCGTCTCGGGCCTGTCCGCTCTTCGTGGCATCATCAGCCCCGCATATACGGTCGTCACGCCAGTCCCGAACCGGATCGTGGGGCGCTACGCCGCGCACCTATTCAAGTCACGCCGGATGGTCTTCGACTTCGAACGCTATTCCCAAGGCCTGACGAGCGACACTTGGAACCTCAAGTTCCCGGCCTTCTCCAAGATTAAGGTCTTTCTTCCGCCCATCGAAGATCAGGAAAAGCAGGCTGAACTGCTGGACGCTCTGACAGCAGAGGGCTCTGTGCTCGCAAAGCAAATCGAAGTCCTCGCCCGGCAGAAGCGCGGCCTGATGCAGAAGCTGCTGACGGGCGAATGGCGGGTCCATACCGGGAGTGACATACAATGA
- a CDS encoding type I restriction endonuclease subunit R translates to MTFDAAEKHQSQIPALQMLVALGFTPLSQADAVLLRGGRLRNVVLDDLLADQLLHINRFTYRGREYPFDLADAHEAIRRLKPTPDRQKGLRGTNQDIYDTLVLGTTITKTIQGDSKSYSFRFIDWETPSNNVFHVTAELSVERTGSTQTKRCDIVAYVNGIPFLVIENKRPTESLKKAGSQLIGYQNEDNIPQLFHFAQFLLVMNRVEARYATVGTPRQFWQTWRDDEDRDEDIDKAANRPLTAAEADAVFSGDFASARTFFEAMADEGPRAITAQDRAIHALCRPERLLDLVRRFTVFDGGTRKVARHQQFFGIRKAVERVRQISVDERRKGGVIWHTQGSGKSLTMVMLGRALALDKSIPNPRIIIVTDRDDLDKQIKDTFKSCEMEPIRAASGANLIELIRNKAPLVTTIINKFDTAARGAVDIDEDANIFVLVDESHRSQTGRYGGDSQFATKMRRLLPKACYLGFTGTPLLKKEKNTLSTFGGLIHKYAIDEAVADGAVVPLLYEGRLVEQQVNGDVIDRWFEKISEGLTDAQKADLKQKFSRLDALSKTGQTIRAKAFDISEHFRKHWQGTGFKAQLVAPSKAAAVRFKEVLDEIGHVTSEIVISPPDDNEGNEEVDKESKDLVRVFWDRMMARYKTEDEYNRQIIDAFKGFGDPEILIVVSKLLTGFDAPRNTVLYVCKSLREHNLLQAIARVNRLYEDEDCKIEKQFGFIIDYEGLLGELDAALTTYSAFDGFDANDLAGTVHDVREEIRKLPQLHDQLWDLFKPVKNKKDMEQFEQFLADEAIRQEFYERLKAFSRCLHISLSSDKILDVFDEAKIAAMKRDWKQFSELRRSVQLRYQETVDVKEFEPKIQKLLDDHVVALPAETIIEMVNINDPDALRAVVEETGVSEASRADRIASATRRAITERMEEDPTFYRRFSELLEEAIRDYRAMRLSEREYLQQVIDLASKVANKDRGRQMPDAIKGNDDGQAFFGILENLLVTGDGQPIDKDEAANIALAIIDIIKAHHIVDVWSNDIAQNNMRNAIDDYFFDVLRDEKGINLSVEAMDDLEHKVMDLARARFPG, encoded by the coding sequence ATGACCTTCGACGCCGCCGAGAAGCACCAGTCCCAGATCCCGGCGCTCCAGATGCTGGTTGCCCTGGGCTTCACCCCGCTGTCCCAGGCCGATGCCGTGCTTCTGCGCGGGGGGCGCTTGCGCAATGTGGTTCTGGACGACCTGTTGGCCGACCAGTTGTTGCACATCAACCGCTTTACCTACCGGGGGCGGGAGTACCCGTTCGACCTGGCCGACGCGCACGAGGCGATCCGGCGCCTGAAGCCCACGCCCGATCGGCAGAAGGGATTGCGCGGCACCAACCAGGACATCTACGACACGCTTGTCCTGGGCACCACCATCACCAAGACCATCCAGGGGGATTCGAAATCCTACTCCTTCCGCTTCATCGACTGGGAGACGCCGTCCAACAACGTCTTCCACGTCACCGCGGAGCTGTCGGTGGAGCGGACTGGCAGCACCCAGACCAAGCGCTGCGATATCGTAGCCTATGTGAATGGCATCCCCTTCCTGGTCATCGAGAACAAGCGACCGACCGAAAGCCTGAAGAAGGCCGGTAGCCAGCTGATCGGCTATCAGAACGAAGACAACATCCCGCAGCTGTTCCACTTCGCTCAGTTCCTGCTGGTGATGAACCGGGTCGAGGCACGCTATGCTACCGTCGGCACGCCCCGGCAATTCTGGCAGACTTGGCGCGATGACGAGGACCGCGACGAGGACATCGACAAGGCGGCCAACCGGCCCTTGACCGCCGCCGAGGCCGATGCGGTGTTCTCGGGTGACTTTGCCTCCGCCCGAACCTTTTTCGAGGCCATGGCGGACGAAGGCCCCCGCGCCATCACGGCCCAGGACCGGGCGATCCATGCCCTGTGCCGGCCGGAACGGCTGCTTGATCTGGTGCGCCGCTTCACCGTCTTCGACGGCGGCACCCGTAAGGTGGCACGCCACCAGCAGTTCTTCGGCATTCGCAAGGCGGTGGAGCGGGTCCGACAAATCTCAGTGGACGAACGGCGCAAGGGCGGCGTCATCTGGCACACCCAGGGGTCGGGCAAGTCGCTCACCATGGTCATGCTGGGGCGCGCCTTGGCGCTGGACAAGTCCATTCCCAACCCGCGCATCATCATCGTCACTGACCGCGACGACCTCGATAAGCAGATCAAGGATACCTTCAAGTCCTGCGAGATGGAGCCGATCCGCGCCGCGAGCGGTGCCAACCTGATCGAGCTGATCCGCAACAAGGCCCCGCTGGTCACCACCATCATCAACAAGTTCGATACGGCGGCTAGGGGGGCGGTCGATATCGACGAGGATGCCAACATCTTCGTCCTGGTCGATGAAAGCCATCGTTCCCAGACCGGGCGCTATGGCGGCGACAGCCAGTTCGCCACCAAGATGCGCCGCCTGCTGCCCAAGGCCTGCTATCTCGGCTTCACCGGCACGCCGCTCTTGAAGAAAGAGAAGAACACCCTGTCCACCTTCGGCGGGCTGATCCACAAATACGCCATCGACGAGGCGGTGGCCGATGGGGCGGTGGTTCCCCTGTTGTACGAAGGCCGCCTGGTCGAACAACAGGTCAATGGTGACGTCATCGACCGCTGGTTCGAGAAGATCAGCGAAGGCCTAACCGACGCGCAGAAGGCCGACCTCAAGCAGAAGTTTTCCCGCCTGGACGCCCTGTCGAAGACAGGCCAGACCATCAGGGCCAAGGCTTTCGACATCTCCGAGCATTTCCGCAAGCACTGGCAGGGAACCGGCTTCAAGGCCCAGTTGGTGGCTCCCTCCAAGGCTGCCGCAGTCCGCTTCAAGGAAGTGCTGGACGAAATCGGCCACGTCACCAGCGAGATCGTCATTTCTCCCCCCGATGACAATGAAGGCAACGAGGAGGTCGATAAGGAGTCGAAGGATCTGGTGCGGGTGTTCTGGGACCGGATGATGGCCCGCTACAAGACCGAGGACGAGTACAACCGGCAGATCATCGATGCCTTCAAGGGCTTCGGTGATCCCGAAATCCTGATCGTCGTCTCCAAGCTGCTGACCGGCTTCGACGCCCCCCGGAACACGGTGCTCTATGTCTGCAAGTCGCTACGCGAGCACAACCTGCTGCAGGCCATCGCCCGCGTGAACCGGCTCTATGAAGACGAGGACTGCAAAATCGAGAAGCAGTTCGGCTTCATCATCGATTACGAAGGGCTATTGGGAGAGCTGGACGCAGCCCTGACCACCTACAGCGCCTTCGACGGCTTCGACGCCAACGACCTGGCGGGCACCGTCCACGACGTCCGTGAGGAAATCCGCAAGCTTCCCCAACTGCACGACCAGCTCTGGGATCTGTTCAAGCCGGTCAAGAACAAGAAGGACATGGAGCAGTTCGAGCAGTTCCTGGCCGACGAGGCTATCCGCCAGGAATTCTACGAGCGCCTCAAGGCTTTCAGCCGGTGCCTGCACATCTCCCTTTCGTCGGACAAAATCCTCGACGTGTTCGACGAGGCCAAGATCGCGGCCATGAAGCGCGACTGGAAGCAGTTCTCCGAACTGCGCCGCTCGGTTCAGCTACGGTACCAGGAGACGGTCGACGTCAAGGAGTTCGAGCCGAAGATCCAGAAGCTGCTGGATGACCATGTGGTCGCCCTGCCAGCCGAAACCATCATCGAGATGGTGAACATCAACGACCCAGATGCCCTCAGGGCCGTGGTCGAAGAAACAGGCGTGTCCGAAGCCTCTCGCGCCGACCGGATCGCCAGTGCCACCCGGCGTGCCATCACCGAGAGAATGGAGGAGGATCCCACATTCTATCGTCGTTTCTCGGAGTTGCTGGAAGAAGCAATCCGCGACTATCGGGCCATGCGGTTGTCTGAGCGGGAATATCTGCAGCAGGTCATCGATCTGGCCAGCAAGGTGGCGAACAAGGATCGTGGTCGGCAAATGCCGGACGCCATCAAGGGGAACGATGACGGCCAGGCGTTCTTCGGCATTCTGGAAAATCTCCTAGTGACGGGAGATGGCCAGCCGATTGACAAGGATGAGGCAGCCAACATTGCGCTGGCCATTATTGACATCATCAAGGCCCACCACATCGTTGACGTCTGGTCCAACGACATCGCCCAGAACAACATGCGCAACGCCATCGACGACTATTTCTTCGATGTGCTCAGGGACGAAAAAGGCATCAACCTGTCGGTCGAGGCGATGGACGACCTCGAACACAAGGTCATGGACCTTGCACGCGCCCGGTTTCCCGGATGA
- a CDS encoding ISL3 family transposase, giving the protein MRTMIANRFGLPGLLEGPTSITLDPDGTRLEITEAHLVAVDADRLCPHGCPGRMASKQPVMVEIQDVPLGLAHRRIHLAYPVLRCGTCKTTRRLRPDWLDVTRPMTTRLVAMIEHESHRASTVEVARRTGVDERVIGQIFDEAAWRWQPVAPPLAPRRLGIDEAHIGRVWRGVVVDLDSGALIDILEGRGKEHFRAFFDGLEGADAVEVVAIDMTRAYEEVARECFPGAMVVVDRWHVTQKAREALNTVREGVRKRVGRSAAARLNAGRALLHKRAYELALAERESLNGLCRRHPDLGLAYDLKEGLFEVYDQKDPVRAEAWLDKWLACVDAVAEQAPQFAPVAAMIRNWHGPILAYWRTGRTTNAMTENANGRLKRIHREGRTLDFRRFRAKALYRMGARPRVGILASEILWAWATLRNQGWTTERIVDHLTVGHSPPQP; this is encoded by the coding sequence GAGATCACCGAGGCCCACCTCGTTGCTGTCGATGCGGACCGGCTCTGCCCCCACGGCTGTCCGGGCCGCATGGCGAGCAAGCAGCCGGTGATGGTGGAGATACAGGACGTGCCCCTGGGTCTGGCGCACCGGCGGATCCACCTCGCCTATCCGGTGCTTCGCTGCGGGACGTGCAAGACGACGCGCCGCCTGCGCCCGGACTGGCTGGACGTCACCCGACCGATGACCACCCGTCTGGTCGCCATGATCGAGCATGAGAGCCACCGCGCCAGTACGGTCGAGGTGGCGCGGCGCACCGGGGTGGATGAGCGTGTCATCGGCCAGATCTTCGATGAGGCGGCATGGCGCTGGCAGCCGGTGGCGCCACCCCTGGCGCCCCGCCGGCTGGGTATCGACGAGGCCCATATCGGACGGGTGTGGCGGGGCGTGGTGGTGGATCTCGACAGCGGCGCCCTGATCGACATTCTGGAAGGACGCGGCAAGGAGCATTTCCGGGCCTTCTTCGACGGCCTTGAGGGAGCCGATGCGGTCGAGGTGGTGGCCATCGACATGACCCGCGCCTATGAGGAGGTGGCACGGGAGTGTTTCCCTGGCGCCATGGTGGTGGTCGATCGCTGGCATGTCACCCAGAAGGCCCGCGAGGCCCTCAATACGGTGCGGGAAGGGGTCAGGAAGCGGGTTGGCAGGTCCGCCGCCGCCCGCCTCAATGCCGGCCGCGCCCTGCTGCACAAGCGGGCCTACGAGTTGGCCTTGGCAGAGAGGGAAAGCCTGAACGGGCTGTGCCGCCGCCATCCCGATCTCGGTCTCGCCTATGATCTCAAAGAGGGGCTGTTCGAGGTCTATGACCAGAAGGATCCCGTGCGCGCCGAAGCGTGGCTGGACAAGTGGCTGGCCTGCGTCGATGCGGTGGCGGAGCAGGCGCCGCAATTTGCGCCGGTGGCGGCGATGATCCGCAACTGGCATGGGCCGATCCTGGCCTATTGGCGCACCGGCCGAACCACCAACGCCATGACCGAGAACGCCAATGGCCGCCTGAAACGGATCCACCGCGAGGGGCGGACGCTGGATTTCCGGCGCTTCCGCGCCAAGGCCCTGTACCGCATGGGGGCGCGGCCGCGTGTCGGCATTCTGGCCAGCGAGATCCTCTGGGCCTGGGCCACGCTCCGCAACCAGGGCTGGACGACGGAGAGGATTGTCGATCATCTCACTGTTGGTCACTCTCCGCCTCAGCCATAG
- a CDS encoding tyrosine-type recombinase/integrase — protein sequence MAPTDLPLPDDTADRLALYRAASKAPATRRAYRSDWAHFQDWCKESDHPSLPTSVDTVCAYLACHAGKLRASTLDRRLAALAAYHRAAGHAFDPGNHEIRAVLSGIRRVHGARPQGKEALTPDDMRAMVAGLPRSLAGARDKAMLLLGFAGGFRRSELAALEIPMLDFRAGGLVVYLPGGKTDQDGAGSLIKGIACATDDGPCPVAAVKDWIMRAHLSEGPLFRPIDRFGRIQEAVLRPRAVARIVCKAAGQAAEARGLAGKRARAFVASLGAHSLRAGFASSAAMAGAPEWAIQRQTGHQRRQTLWQYIRPADALATGRMARTGL from the coding sequence ATGGCGCCGACTGATCTCCCCCTGCCGGATGACACCGCCGACCGCCTCGCCCTCTACCGGGCGGCATCAAAGGCCCCGGCGACCCGGCGGGCCTACCGCTCCGACTGGGCCCACTTCCAGGACTGGTGCAAGGAGAGCGACCATCCGTCCCTGCCCACCAGCGTGGACACCGTCTGCGCCTACCTCGCCTGCCATGCGGGGAAGCTCCGGGCCAGCACCCTGGATCGCCGCCTGGCGGCGCTGGCGGCCTACCACCGGGCTGCCGGCCATGCCTTCGATCCCGGCAACCACGAGATCCGCGCGGTGCTGTCCGGCATCCGCCGGGTGCATGGGGCGCGGCCCCAGGGCAAGGAGGCGCTGACGCCCGACGACATGCGGGCCATGGTGGCGGGGCTGCCGCGCTCGCTGGCCGGAGCCCGCGACAAGGCGATGCTGCTGCTGGGCTTCGCCGGCGGCTTCCGCCGCTCCGAACTCGCCGCTCTCGAAATCCCCATGCTCGACTTCCGGGCCGGCGGACTGGTGGTCTACCTGCCGGGCGGCAAGACAGATCAGGACGGGGCGGGCTCGCTGATCAAGGGGATCGCCTGCGCGACCGATGACGGCCCCTGCCCGGTGGCGGCGGTGAAGGACTGGATCATGCGGGCGCATCTGTCCGAGGGTCCGCTGTTCCGACCCATCGACCGCTTCGGGCGGATCCAGGAGGCTGTCCTGCGTCCCCGGGCGGTGGCCCGCATCGTCTGCAAGGCGGCGGGACAGGCGGCCGAGGCGAGGGGACTGGCGGGCAAGCGGGCGCGGGCCTTCGTCGCCAGCCTGGGAGCCCATTCGCTGCGGGCCGGCTTCGCCTCCTCGGCGGCCATGGCGGGAGCGCCTGAATGGGCCATCCAGCGCCAGACCGGCCACCAGCGGCGGCAGACCCTGTGGCAGTACATCCGCCCGGCGGATGCCCTGGCGACGGGTCGAATGGCGCGCACCGGCCTCTGA
- a CDS encoding serine/threonine-protein kinase, whose product MTQLVPVAFAAGMRLYKYQLTSMIGQGSFGEVWLAQELALQREYAVKILKPGLSVDTRLREAQIGNRLEHNNLVYVHQADVVPVVGDHFAVILAMDYLPNGSVETLANPAGYLPLPTVIRIARDILQGLEYLHARNFFHNDIKPGNILLGRQQQAMLSDYGITGVSVNGAPVPAPNSYLLHRAPEVVTTGNIGVSSDLFQVGMTLARLLLGLNVLDSIKASIGAPQYEQDIAAGKLLTQKNFPSHIPAPVRRLVLKAVHPDPTQRFSSALEMRRSIEKLSYPGYWTVDPAGNEIGKCGVYEYSYSIAPISAGHVDINCTRLNATSGRSQRVTSFCKKGLPQRQAEKAISDFKQFVVTGK is encoded by the coding sequence ATGACCCAGCTTGTTCCTGTCGCATTCGCAGCCGGCATGCGGCTCTACAAGTACCAACTGACCAGTATGATCGGCCAGGGGAGCTTCGGCGAGGTCTGGCTCGCCCAGGAGCTCGCCCTGCAGCGAGAGTACGCTGTGAAGATCCTGAAGCCCGGCCTGTCTGTCGATACGCGCTTGCGCGAGGCCCAGATCGGCAACCGGCTGGAGCACAATAACCTGGTCTACGTCCACCAGGCCGATGTCGTGCCTGTGGTAGGTGACCATTTCGCGGTCATCTTGGCGATGGACTACCTGCCCAACGGCTCGGTCGAGACACTTGCCAATCCGGCCGGATATCTGCCCCTTCCCACCGTGATACGTATTGCGCGGGATATTCTTCAAGGGCTGGAGTATCTGCATGCACGGAACTTCTTTCATAACGATATCAAACCGGGAAACATCCTGCTTGGGCGGCAGCAGCAGGCGATGCTGTCGGACTACGGCATCACGGGTGTTTCCGTAAACGGCGCCCCCGTGCCGGCCCCGAACTCCTATCTGCTCCATCGAGCGCCCGAAGTCGTCACCACGGGAAACATCGGTGTAAGCTCCGACCTGTTTCAGGTTGGCATGACCCTCGCCAGACTGTTGCTCGGCCTGAACGTCCTGGACTCCATCAAGGCCAGCATCGGCGCCCCTCAATACGAGCAGGACATCGCTGCAGGGAAGCTTCTCACGCAGAAGAATTTCCCAAGTCACATCCCCGCCCCAGTCCGCCGCCTAGTCCTTAAGGCCGTGCATCCTGACCCGACCCAGCGTTTTTCGAGCGCGCTTGAGATGCGCCGATCCATCGAGAAGCTGTCCTATCCCGGATATTGGACGGTCGACCCTGCGGGCAATGAGATTGGGAAGTGTGGGGTCTATGAGTATTCGTACTCCATAGCGCCAATTTCCGCAGGACACGTTGACATCAACTGCACGAGGCTTAATGCCACCTCAGGCAGGAGCCAACGTGTCACTTCATTCTGCAAGAAAGGATTGCCCCAAAGGCAGGCCGAGAAAGCGATCTCCGATTTCAAGCAATTCGTGGTGACCGGAAAATGA
- a CDS encoding helix-turn-helix transcriptional regulator, with amino-acid sequence MPLTATQCRMARAALQIGVRDLAQLAKVSPNTIARLERGETLYARTLDTIRATLEAAGVMIIDADENGGDGVRVRREE; translated from the coding sequence ATGCCGCTCACCGCCACCCAATGCCGCATGGCCCGCGCCGCCCTCCAGATCGGCGTCCGCGACCTCGCCCAACTGGCCAAGGTCTCGCCCAACACCATCGCCCGCCTTGAACGCGGCGAGACCCTCTACGCCCGAACCCTCGACACCATCCGCGCCACCCTGGAAGCAGCCGGGGTGATGATCATCGATGCGGACGAGAACGGCGGGGATGGGGTGAGGGTGCGGAGAGAGGAGTGA
- a CDS encoding type II toxin-antitoxin system prevent-host-death family antitoxin produces MIIEVNAVAFRQTLGDKINQVQYRGDSIVVTKDGQPVAALVEIELFDRLRDLAASLDRMADWMAREFSQIPFADGLEIIANHTAGGSAPADRE; encoded by the coding sequence ATGATCATCGAGGTCAATGCCGTCGCCTTCCGCCAGACCCTGGGCGACAAGATCAATCAGGTGCAGTACCGCGGCGACAGCATCGTCGTCACCAAGGACGGTCAGCCGGTCGCCGCCCTGGTGGAGATCGAGCTGTTTGACCGGCTTCGCGATCTCGCCGCCAGCCTCGACCGCATGGCCGACTGGATGGCCCGCGAGTTCAGCCAGATCCCCTTCGCCGACGGGCTCGAGATCATCGCCAACCATACCGCCGGGGGCTCAGCCCCGGCGGACCGGGAGTGA
- a CDS encoding M48 family metallopeptidase: protein MTTERHSIQYGEHVIEFVVVRRDRKTLEIAVEPDATVMIAAPLDASMADIEAKVRKRAAWIRRQQRFFIQYLPRTPERQYVAGETHLYLGRQYRLKVVPHIQAKVTLVRGFLVVQTHHPAKADVTRDLVEAWYRERAHAKFGERLELNLLRFPEPDRFRPKGLIIRQLQQRWGSMSPAGRLLLNSRLIEAPTDSIDYVITHELCHMSEPHHGPAFFELLDGVLPDWQKRKDRLERVMS from the coding sequence ATGACCACCGAGCGGCATTCCATCCAATACGGGGAGCATGTCATTGAGTTCGTCGTCGTCCGCCGCGACCGGAAGACCCTTGAGATCGCGGTGGAACCTGATGCCACGGTGATGATCGCGGCGCCGCTCGATGCCTCCATGGCAGATATCGAGGCCAAGGTGCGCAAACGTGCCGCTTGGATTAGACGTCAGCAGCGGTTTTTCATCCAATACCTACCCCGAACCCCGGAGCGCCAATACGTGGCGGGCGAGACCCATCTTTATCTCGGTCGCCAATACAGGCTGAAGGTGGTACCTCATATTCAGGCGAAGGTGACACTGGTTCGCGGCTTCCTCGTGGTGCAGACCCACCACCCTGCGAAGGCCGATGTCACCCGTGATCTGGTCGAAGCCTGGTACCGCGAGCGCGCCCACGCGAAATTCGGCGAACGCTTGGAGCTAAACCTTCTGCGCTTCCCCGAACCGGACCGCTTTCGCCCCAAAGGGCTGATCATCCGCCAACTTCAGCAACGCTGGGGATCGATGTCACCCGCCGGCCGTCTCCTGCTCAACAGCCGGCTTATCGAGGCCCCCACGGACTCGATCGACTATGTCATTACCCATGAGCTCTGCCACATGTCCGAACCGCACCATGGCCCGGCTTTCTTCGAGCTTCTGGACGGCGTATTGCCCGACTGGCAGAAGAGAAAAGATCGTCTGGAGCGCGTCATGTCATGA